A window of Daucus carota subsp. sativus chromosome 2, DH1 v3.0, whole genome shotgun sequence genomic DNA:
TTGTTTGCGGTTCTTGGATGGTGACGGTGGAGCTGGTGCACTGGTGACTTAATTAGTGCGTGTTGCAATATTAGATTAGCCTGACTGACTAATTTTATTCCGTGATTCTAGTTTTAGCtttgtaattttgaatattatttggTTTTAATGGTAGTAATTGCAGATCTTAAAATTAGTTATTTTTGAATGGCTAGTTGACtcctttttaaatttgtttatctATGGAATTTGACTTTCCACTACATGCATTAACTTGAATTTTGGTGTTTTAATTTgagtaaattatgctttaatttgaataattaattgaccgtttatatacaaatgatttatcttaaattgataaatttaaatttgaaattggttTTGGATTTATATGTCTTAAATGTGTTTTAATGCTCCTTAAATGTGTTGCCTGTATATTATGGAGATTGGTCAACTTTTCTTAAGTCATAATCAATTACCatccaaatttgaaaattgattacttttattatttttcaaagattcaaaatttaaaaaccatTTATGGGTGTCATCAATGActttattgtgcctttaatGGCTTTATCGTGCCTTTTATGGCTTTTTGTTCCAATTATGGATGCCACTTTTAATGTCTTATTGACCATTTTGatgatcattttatttaattatattttatcttttactcctcacttaaattttaattttattgcgccaaaaaaaattaattttatgtgtctaaccaaaggattttcctttggttagaaattaattaatatttctatattattttattttctatctatttttaatatatatatatatatatatatatatattttgttttgctttttattagattttctattttactttaattaaatttatatgtgtgtgatttttgttttgtttgatttgttttttcagGATACTCTGGAAGCTACTGGACTTATGGGTTTTCTTTACTtattcatttaagctttattgtctaagcgtccggagttatgcttacatgactttcggttagatgataaactttcttgaaagaaagaaatctctgatgcggtttattgtatttcgatacaattcatctacgtgTACGtagattttacaaaaaaaaaaaaaaaaaatatcactaaattcttaaacaaccccatctccacctccatcttcaccaaccccacctccacatccgccactgccaccacGTCCGTCGGcgcctcctccataaccaccaccacctctatgccgcccgccccctccataaccaccacttcatctccacctccattatttttctaacaacacaatctccacctccatcttcaccagcctCATCTTCGTcactgcttcaacctccttcagccccgttcatacttctttatCCACCTCGGCTCACCTTTAAAACGCGGCGGaaccgccactattccggcaacgctcgaaccccctacttcaagccgcccagactttcgctacaatcatctttgctccatctccaccaatgtcaccaccatctgaatcgaaaacgtgaacagtTCTAAAGTTTCCGAGCAGATCTGGAACATATTTGAAGATTCTGGGCAGTTTCTACAAATTTTCACTAATTTCTGCAatacagatcactaaatcctaaagagaatatcactaaattgtatttagaatatcactaacttgtattggtttttagtttttattttaagagtggtttctatttgatcatgagcctatatatatatataacttttcaaaatttaaatacaatttttttgtcaAGTTAAACCACATATTGCAAGATTAATATACAAGAAAACTTGGACAAACACTGTTATACAATACGGCAActgaaatatttgaaattttgaccAGCCGACCGAAATTCCAAAATATCAAAGTGTGGCATATATACAATAGATACACTAAGATTTAGTTTATGTTGATGTACACTGCACTAAAGAATCAACGAGGTTGGCCGCATGTATGAACAAGGGGGTTTGGAGGAATGAGAGTGGCCCAATCACAGACCTCTCTCTCTCAGCGGTAGCTACAAATTATCTCTCTTTTTCACTAATTAAACAAAATCCACACTTTCGAGACATGTTGTGTCATTATTTTCAATATTGTAGTAAAATTCTAATTTGTCCGGTCATCCACCTTTCACAAAAACGAGTTAACGATCACggataatttataaaatgagaTGACGACGAGGTCCCGTGTAACGCAGAAAAAATTATGTACACGGAAAAACGGTGAGTAAAATAGAAGGTGGATGAGTCTAATAAAGCGAGCAAGCAAAATAAAGAAGATGATAATAACAGATAAAGGAGTGTGACAAGAAAACAACAAGAATCAAGACTCTCCCCCATGAAAAGGGTCAAAAAAGAGAAACCCACTACTCAACTGACCACACATCACATTTCCACCCAcactttataattatttaaataaatataaatgtaataataataGGTTAAATGAACCATGCGAAAATAATGAGACACAAGATCCAGCGAAATGAAATGATGATAGCAGCAAGTAAAGTCAAAACAAACACATTTGCTGCTCCTCCTTTCTTCGTGTTTTCTTCCATCATTAATCAAGTCATAAAAGTAAAAAGCAGCACAAGCAGAAGCAGCAGCCCAACACGCAAACAGCTCCAATAAAACATTCTCCAGTAAAGCTAATTATCTTACTTGGCTAGACAAACCAAAAGGAGCCTTCAAAATTCTCTTTCATCTGGAGAAAATTAAAGTGTGTTGTGTCACCTGGCTAGCTATCCCCAACTACTTTTTCTACTTCTTGGTTTCTTCATGGATACTGCTGATCAATGGCCTCAGGTTTGTTTTTGTGTCTTCATCAATCTCCCCTTTTTTTCCAAACCCTAGCCAGCTTGtttttatatacttttttgTTTATCAAGTTTAGGGTGTTTGTTCTTTTTACATGAATATAAAGCACTGCACTTTTTCTTTAATTCCATGCCTTTTTTGTTATCTGATCAAGTCTATAATTACAAACCATAAAGGACTAGTACTCAAAGTTATTCTTTGCCTTTTTTTCCTATACTAGCTAGTTTTGGATAGATGGTTGAATTCTTACGACAAATTTAAGGCttaatttccgtcgtaaataacTCAGTTTGTTGTACTGGATGGTTGAATTCTTGTTGAGAAATTTGTGAAATGAATTGCAGGAAGGAGCTCCACCAAGTGACCAGAAAAAGGTGAAGCCACAGAAAGACGAAGCTCCCTTGAACTGTCCAAGATGTCACTCCACCAACACCAAGTTTTGTTACTTCAACAACTACAGCCTCACACAACCAAGACACTTTTGCAAGGCTTGCAGGAGGTACTGGACTAGAGGAGGCTCCCTCAGGAACGTCCCTGTGGGAGGAGGATCAAGAAAGAACAAGAGATCCAATTCCCTGGTCACAAAGCCTACTGGATCTCAAGATGATCATCTCTCCTCACACTTCTCGTTCCAAAACCCTAGTAATCTCAACCTGGCTTTCTCACAAGACTATAACACCCTCGAAGCCTCTCGGTTGAACAACAAAGACATTAACAATAACATCATTCAGCTCAACTTGAATTCCTCGTATTCCACCTCATCCCCGTCCACTTCAGCCTCGTTATCCGCCATGGAGCTTCTCAAGCTCAATAGTACCGGGTTTTCGCATACTTTTATGCCGGTTGTGCAAAACCCGGGTATGATGATGCAGTACTCGTCGGGGTTTCAGTTCCAGGAATTCAATAAGCCGCAACTAGGGTTTGGTGCTAACAATCAGGAGAATATTAATATGAGTGGTGCAGGTGAACAAAGATTGAATTTCCCATTCGGAGGAGCATCGTCGAAGCATCATACAAGCGCAAATGGAGTTGATAGTGAAGATAATAAGGTGGAGGGGAATCCAGGCGTGTACTGGAATGGAATGCCGAGCGGGGGATCATggtaattaattaaatactgGGTGCTgcttaataataattaatttatttgattattttggtTGTTTGTTTGGAgtgatatattcttatatatagaACTAACATTTGATCGTATAGGATGTGTTAATTCGGATTTGTATTTTCAAGGAAGTTGTTTCTGAAACCATATATATTAGATAGCATGCATGGTGAATTTAGGTTCCACACTCATGTATACCCGGCTTTGATCGGTTTAAGATTACCACTCTTTTGTTCTGATCAGAGTATAAAGTTGGAGACTTTGTGTTACTTTGTTTCAATATATTTGCACAGTTTTATTAATGAAATATTCTACAGGCACATGTTTATGAACATTGAACAATATATCCTTACTTGATAAgggtttgattaatttttatttagtaaatgtTAATTCGATTCAACAGGAAGTTTTCTGCTGCGAAACATGAGAATGCAGTGTATAGTATTTGGTTTCGTTCATATCTCATGATTTGGTAGAAAAAATGGAATGGCATACGTGTGGCTAATTGCTGATAGTATGTCGTTAAAATGCTTAAATACCAATTAATCGTCAGACTGCCTGATTCATCACCGCGGTCAGAAAAATTTTAGGATCGGTATTGGTCACAAAAAAATATTCGAAACTTGGTTAGTTTTCAATGAGCTAGTCAGGTGACGACGTTGGATTTACAACACTTCACAACACGGCTGAAATAGACCCTGTCATGTCGTCTGGTCCCATCcacatagtatatatatatatggatcgAAACTAAAGCCAGTCTGAAGCAATTGTAGTTGgggaaataaattataatcagaATGATCGTTGTCCTCGTCAAAAAACTACTTCTGATCGGTTTTCATCGTCCAACGTGTTATATACATCTGAATCTCTTCATAAAAGAATTAATTCTGTCATCGTCCATGTGTTATGTACACCTGAACCAAAACTGAAgccaattataaaaaaataataaaaaattcgactagaataatctaaaacaatccGATTATTGTCGAGCAATCGTAAAAGGATTAATTGTGATCGGTTTTCTTCAATACCAATAGATCTTACAACCGTTGAAACTCCTGTTGTTTATCGTGAAAAAGGGCATGAATTAGTTTGGATAACTAAATTATGGAACGAGTTAAAGAGAGATTCCCCGAGCCATTAAAGCACTTTTGCAAAGTGAAGAACGATGATATGATGGAACGAGCTAAAGTGAAGGCGGACACCACACACACATGCGTATAGTCCCTACACATGTACTTCATAAACTTTACAACTTGGATCAGTTTAACTATGTCACATATTCATTACTACTATTTATTTACTGTGACAAAGAACGTAAAAACTATGGATTACTCTACTCAACAACTACATTCTACCGGTCCCTTTCGATCACTCAACAACATTCGGGAGATATCTTTTCCTGAACTATATACAAACTTGTTTTAGTCTAAGGAATTATAACTTTATTACTGAAAATACTTGAGATGTTGGAAATATATTTGATTGTGGTAGGCTCGTTTTTCAAGATAAcatagaatcagattaattttttaCGAAACAATCGTTCGTAGCGAGTCGTGATCAAAATTGTCGAATTGAAAAAACAGTGGTACCTATTCACCTGCCCCAACTAATGACTCACCTAATCACTAGTAGTATGTTTCTAGATATCCACCGAGTCGTCATGCATCTATCTGTATATTTCATCATGAGGGCCGCTTCCTGGAATGTTTTACAAGGAACTTACGTTTCGCTACGTTTCATATTTAAAAGCTGAATTGCGTGAATTTCTGTATTATTAATTTGTGTAATTTCAAATGATCACTATTCTCGTGCGACTCCCGCAACTAAATAAAGTTGACAGCTATGTTTCTACACGAGGTAAGTCGCCGCACTTGACTCGGTGTATATGTACAATTTACAAACGTCTTCGTATGTATATATGAGTTTATATATACACCAAATAAAAACTACGGCTAACTACCTAGTAAATAACTAAATACTAGTCTTTCTCCATTAAGAACATGGTGGTGCATGTGATCACCGAACATCCGCTCCATCCatgttgtatttttatattagatttaatatatttataaaaaatattaatatgcaacactttttcataattttaattatatataataatttctaGTTCAAACGGTATATTTATTCCATTATTCCATTCATATAGTCCTTGAACAGAGCTCAAACAATAgtagaaattcatataaaaaaatttctatccaaatctcatcatagAAATTTGCATCTACtcagtaattttttatttcttccaTTCTAAGactatttttttcttctaacTTTTACGCATTGCATCCATCCTAACCAAAcgcatcataaaatttaaatttagtaaCCGTGGAGAgtcaaaaacaaatttatagGACATTCTGCAGCCAAGTTGTCAACAAGTGTTCTGGCCTACCACAAactcaaataaaaattttacagTATACCACAAACTCAAATATCTATTGCCAGCTAAACTCAATTGTAACAAATTCAATAACATTATTATGAAATTACTTCTATAGAGTTTATATAGATCAACAAGTGTATCTAACATAAAATTATCATGAAATTACCTCTACAAAAGTTTTAATGAATTAGAATTCTCAACAAGTGTGTCAAACATACCACAAAGTGACTTACTGAGAACTCGCAAGATATAGTTGTAGAACTATGATTTTTTGTGAAGGATAGGTGTCAAGCTtgcatttgaaatttgaaaatcaCCCTGAGATGAATttcaaaacaattatttttgattaacaCAAACAAACATATTTATAACCAAAATGTGTGATGAGTAAAAAGCAAATTGATATCTGTGTAGAAATAGATTTAAAACCTAGATGATGGAGATTTATATTCAATAGAGTATGTGTGTGGCAAGAAGAAAACATCTGCTAACTACGTTCGACCACTTTCCATCATATAAATAGGACAAATGTGAGCTTTACCATAGCAACACAATTACACAAGACAAAAGAACAGACTTAAGTTCAAACATGGCAATGCAAAGACAAACGACCACTTTCCATCATATACATAGGACAACTGTGAGCTTTACCATAGCAACACAATTACACACGACAAAAGAACAGACTTAAATTCAAACATGGCAATGCAAAGACAAACAACATCGGTACTTGCATCTACAAGGTAAACCACATTTAGGTTTTTTGGGGTGAGTACATAGCCACTTCCATACCCTTTTGAATCTGAATAATGTGATAaagttgaaaaaatatatatgatacatatataGTAATATAGTATTACTGTAATAACAATAAACTGAAGGATGAAACACACTGGAGATCAAGGGGGTGAGTACACAAATTTCTGTAATTGACCAACTGAAAAGAAACTCAATACCTTAATGCTAGCAAGAGatatggatactttatataacaaTCTGAATATTTACtttgtaagagcaagtccaatgctagatgctatatatctattgctattgctataatatagcatcaaaaagtgttatttggtgctaaaataaaacttgcactccaatgctaagttctataactagtttcaaatttaaccaactcattaacttttacctaacttctataaataaaatatagaaccaaggatgtgggaacatggatggatccatccttggtttcaaatatagaaccaaggatgcatctatgcatggatgcatccaaatatagcacccctttggagttgagtttttttacttttgatgctataatatagcaatagaaccaagtatagcattgcattggagttgctctaataaGATGACAATTAAAATCTGAAtctcaaaattttgattatggCAATTAATAGATTCTATTTTTTAATCCAAGAACAAATTTTTCGTACAACATTCAACTTGGACAGCGactcatttaatttaaacaaactaGTGTATAACAGGCTTCAGGGGATGAGCTCTCAGTTTCGAAAGATCCAAGCTTGCGTCCAGCTCTTCATCTACCTCGCCAACGATGCTTCTGCAAATGAGACGACAAACAAcaatataataacataaatttgGTATATGCAGGCCAATGGACATATCAGCCAAAATCATGAACCAAATTGAGTAACCATACATGTTATCCCCCCTGATGATGTACAGACCTAGGACAAGTTGCTGCACACCTTCCTGTAAATCATAAAAAGAGACTACAGCTTAAAGGCAAAGTTTTCcagatatatttaaaaacaattgaTTGTAACTTATGGAATCTAATCAAAGAAGGAAGAAATAGCCAGATGTGTAGACCTCCTATAAGTGTTGTCTTTCATATATTGACCTAAAACGTTaactattttaaaataagttattcaCACATCTAACTTATCAGCTGTCCCATTTCCAAAACCAAGAAGATTGATTCACATAGCCAATCGAGACAGAGTAACCCTGAAATATAAAGGGATAAATTTTCTGATGCATTCCTTAGCAAACCTCCTCCAAAACAATACGTGGAAAAAATGTTTACAAAAGAAGGCCTCAACTCACTTTCTGCCATcttgtttttatatatgtttccaAGCAGCATCATCAACTTTCAGAATCCAATGTCAGCCACTCCAATGGTCGTGCTAGAATAGATggagctattgctataactttaacaccaaaaagtgatttttggtgctaaaatagcacCATGTCTCCAATGGTTGGTTCTATATCTTGTTCCAGATTTAACCAACCCTCCACGGACTCCACTCAATTAAAACACAGATTTATTTTTCTACCTAGCTTTACACCAAGTTCCCCGCTATGTTCAATTTTAATGAGGTGGCAATTATGCTCCACTATCTTTTGTTCTATATTTTGCACAACCTATAGCACAACATTGGCAAGAAACCAAACTAATTGTATGAGCAACTATCGAAGAAACTcgcatttttaaaaaaacccaaaaattCACATACTGAAAGCATGCTGACTTATCCATATTGATAGCATGCCAAATTATCTCAAGAAGTATCAACTATGCAAACTCGCGAATCACGATTGTAAAAGAACTATCGAAGTGAAACAATAtatctgcataaataaattcataCCTTTGTGGAATACACACGTTCATGAGATTCATCGAGAATAATATTTGTAGCCTGATCAAAACCTTTTAAAATTCCCTGAAAAGAAATGATGCTGACATTTAGTAAATAGAACCAACCAAAGTTATAAAATTCTAAACAAGAAGATACTCACCAGTATATTGCGCCCATCATTTGTTATCACAGAAATGATTTCTGcaaaaagaaaattgaaatattGATGGCACCAGACTAGTAAATACTGCATAGGGATAATTGGACTTTATTTGTGGCAAATTAGTTTCTTCTGGcaaacaaaaattagaaatgCTATGAGGATATACCATATTCTCATGACGTCACAGCGAGTATTTATCATCAAATGCAACATAATCCAAGTTCATGCAAGCGCGTGCTATTGAAACAAAGTTCTTAAAGGGAGCgcgaaaataatatattaagaatAAACATAAGATACTTACGATCTACAAGATTTTCAAGTCCAGCCCCAGCCGACATTTTGTAAAGATCACCACAACTCAAAAGATTTCTTCAGCCTTCAGagataaaataaacataaaaaaacataGAAAGATAGTTCTGAATCTTCTGATAAGTCAATAATATCAAGTATTCATAGCACTGACAAATTGTCACAATAAGTAAAAATAATCTAGTAATAATGCTATATGGAAGACAACAAAGAGATTAATTCTAACAGCAATCAaacgaaaatatataaaatcagaTATTCAGTTGGATGATGTCATATCAACCCTTTCAAGCTCAGTGATAAAGTCATGAGCCCAAGAACAATAAAGAGAGAATCCATTAACACACAATCTTATCCAATAAGGCTACACATGCCCATTACATCCCAGCTAACCTCGGTACATACTTAAGCATATAGATGCAGTCTCTACCACATTCCgttccattccattcaccccaaccaaacacgaCTTAAATAGATAGCACATATAACATATAGAGGCAACAACCTCCGctgtttacacacacacaccactGTAACACCTCCATCATCAACTCTGTAAACCGCCGGCGTCTCAGCCGCTACCCAACCCACGCCGACAGCAACCAACCACaagaataaacatatatatacacacacgcaAAAAAAAAAGCAGCAGTCACTGAACTTATTGAATTAACTTCAATTACATGGAGAATTATGCAAGGAAAAACTAAGAAATTGAACTCGGCTTACCTTCGCTTACAATAGCTTCAGACTTCTAATCCCTAATCCCCAAATGCCTCTTTAGTTTTGTAAAACGAAAGAAGAAACCCTAATTTGaaacattttatcaaatttacagGCCCGGAAGCAAAAAATAACCTttttaaaaattctaaatacagagaattccaaaaataattattttaatatgaaaatatgtTGTTATTGATTTGGTCGATATGATGTTACAAACCCATGCGTATCTCAGATTTTTTactcatatataattttgacgATCGTTATATCAGAATATATTACTACCGTAAATGGATGTGTTCTTTGATATTTTAGACATTTGAGTTCTcttgaattaaaataaaaattagaaactaatataacaGTTTCAGCTGAGTCTAATCCAGTGACTTCTAAACATCATACAATAAAATTTCGTCATGGCATGAAATCACATAATTCATGGtctctttgttttaaatttgatttttttctgtcaattgataaattttatttaaaacaatataattttatcGTATTTTTCTTCATATTCCGACAATCAATTTACATATCATATACGTTATATGAtatctttattttctatttttgtcttttataataatagctcttatatatgtaattattttatattttatcatgaCTTACAATTTTTTGTTGCTGAAAGTAATTGATCAATTTAAAAATCTTACAtcgttaaaaaaacatacacatataattatatgtacttTACATTATTATTCCCGACTAGAttcaaaacatataaataatcgATTCTCAGttgaattcaaaatataaataatctattATCACATGAGTCTATGGATTAAAATCTGTTTCACAGatttatttttccaaataaaagtatttaagtattttatttattatatacattttagatttatttatttgaaaagtcCATCGTCGACTTATTAGTTCAATTTATCATATccactaaattataaaatatgtttagttCTGCGCTTATCCCTAATTCTTGaaaaagtaaaattaattaaataatatttaaggaTTAGAGTAGATAGGATTATATCATTTGGAATAAAAAAGTGGATACTCTCTCGTCCTTTTCATATCTATACAGTTTACAGTTTCCGTTTTGAATGTAccatcatttttatacattcaaaaaataataatttttaatattccgTTTTATAAGTCATTTAGACATTTTGCACACAATTCTACATGCTTTTGACCacctacttaaaattattattttttaatttttttaaaataaaatgtatgtctcatattttaattcaaaaaaaaatttagaaaaaatattt
This region includes:
- the LOC108206564 gene encoding dof zinc finger protein DOF4.6, with translation MDTADQWPQEGAPPSDQKKVKPQKDEAPLNCPRCHSTNTKFCYFNNYSLTQPRHFCKACRRYWTRGGSLRNVPVGGGSRKNKRSNSLVTKPTGSQDDHLSSHFSFQNPSNLNLAFSQDYNTLEASRLNNKDINNNIIQLNLNSSYSTSSPSTSASLSAMELLKLNSTGFSHTFMPVVQNPGMMMQYSSGFQFQEFNKPQLGFGANNQENINMSGAGEQRLNFPFGGASSKHHTSANGVDSEDNKVEGNPGVYWNGMPSGGSW
- the LOC108206905 gene encoding sm-like protein LSM8, with the protein product MSAGAGLENLVDQIISVITNDGRNILGILKGFDQATNIILDESHERVYSTKEGVQQLVLGLYIIRGDNISIVGEVDEELDASLDLSKLRAHPLKPVIH